A DNA window from Xiphias gladius isolate SHS-SW01 ecotype Sanya breed wild chromosome 3, ASM1685928v1, whole genome shotgun sequence contains the following coding sequences:
- the vasnb gene encoding vasorin b, giving the protein MERERVCTMKVFLTLLMPFLLLLILPDGILSSDCPKDCACSTPESIFCYLRHSSTIPKGVPPFTKSLYLFANGIEGLAAEDFDGMANLEMLDLSQNQLTELPDRVFEPLTSLRNLDLSSNQITHISEECFHGMALLERLYLYSNLIKTIHPAAFNGLEHLLELKMQGNQLTSLPALSMPRLLLLDLRFNVLPTLGPSDLQTPNLESLKLGGVGLTSLNKELISSLKNLHELDISENQLESFPTVLKETQGLIHLSLAGNPMGPLKVQDLENLGELQELDISSLSLQGLPEEFSQLFPHLRKLTVAENPFNCLCSLAWFPRWLRAQSITLERTEETRCHFPPINAGKVLERLDHRDFGCPTTTTVTTSTVKTTTTLPVPVTTLPSTTRAIPVPRASDDPTDKDDDSSLPPVPASPSSSSMDLGEDQHFCPSHTCLNGGTCRLDQYGQVECTCPHGTSGLYCQVQNHHLPSPPEAIPSATVTADAPDISSHEVTATSILVDLHRYIEMRPYIRGIRLTYRNLSGPDRRPIQLSLPASFPEYRLRGLKPNSTYTVCASPLGAPSGTDSVCTEAHTAPESVSGTDARITDPRLTTMLVPAVAILLLLVLIAIAMGVVCYLRKKRAKGHLDLDGEPSQLELDGVKAGLDNGALPQKQPQIMIPEPAVQNGNLEYEVLLLQDHCTSNNNMSSHKPSYF; this is encoded by the coding sequence atggagagagaaagagtctgCACCATGAAGGTCTTTCTCACTCTACTGATGCCCTTTCTActcctcctcatccttcctGATGGCATCTTGTCCAGCGACTGCCCAAAGGATTGCGCCTGTTCCACACCAGAATCCATCTTTTGTTACCTGAGACACTCCTCTACCATTCCCAAGGGAGTGCCCCCATTCACAAAAAGTCTGTACCTCTTTGCAAATGGCATTGAGGGCCTGGCAGCTGAGGACTTTGATGGTATGGCGAATTTGGAAATGCTGGACCTCAGTCAAAACCAATTGACTGAACTTCCTGATAGGGTGTTTGAACCTTTGACCTCTTTGAGAAACCTGGATCTGTCATCCAATCAGATCACTCACATTTCAGAGGAATGCTTCCATGGTATGGCACTGCTTGAGCGCCTTTATTTGTATAGTAACCTTATCAAAACCATCCACCCTGCAGCCTTTAATGGCTTGGAGCACCTGCTGGAACTCAAAATGCAGGGTAACCAGTTAACTTCCctgcctgctctttcaatgccccGACTGCTGTTGCTGGACCTTCGCTTTAATGTGTTACCTACCTTGGGTCCTTCAGACCTCCAGACCCCAAACCTGGAGTCACTCAAATTGGGTGGTGTGGGGCTCACCAGCCTGAATAAGGAGCTCATAAGTAGTCTGAAGAACCTCCATGAGCTGGACATCTCAGAAAACCAACTTGAGTCCTTCCCCACGGTGCTAAAGGAGACCCAGGGGCTGATTCACCTCAGCCTGGCTGGGAACCCGATGGGGCCTCTAAAGGTTCAGGACCTGGAGAACCTTGGGGAGCTACAGGAGTTGGACATTAGCAGCCTCAGTCTACAGGGCCTCCCTGAAGAGTTCTCCCAGCTCTTCCCCCACCTCAGAAAGCTCACAGTAGCAGAGAACCCCTTCAACTGCCTCTGCAGCTTAGCATGGTTCCCAAGGTGGCTGAGAGCCCAGAGCATCACCCtggagagaacagaggagacCCGGTGCCATTTCCCACCTATCAATGCTGGAAAGGTATTGGAAAGACTGGACCACAGGGATTTTGGCTGTCCTACCACAACTACAGTCACCACTAGCACTGTCAAAACTACTACTACACTGCCGGTTCCTGTCACTACCTTGCCGAGTACTACTAGAGCTATTCCAGTCCCAAGGGCCAGTGATGACCCCACAGACAAAGATGATGACTCTTCCCTGCCACCTGTTCCTGCATCCCCCAGTAGCAGCAGTATGGACCTAGGAGAGGATCAGCATTTCTGTCCTTCTCACACCTGTCTGAATGGGGGTACTTGTCGTTTGGACCAGTATGGTCAGGTAGAGTGTACCTGTCCACATGGCACTTCTGGTTTGTATTGTCAAGTCCAAAACCATCACCTGCCTTCACCACCTGAAGCAATCCCCAGTGCAACTGTGACTGCAGATGCACCAGACATCAGTTCACATGAAGTAACAGCAACCTCAATCCTGGTGGACCTTCATCGCTACATTGAGATGCGGCCTTACATCCGTGGAATTCGCCTAACCTACCGCAATCTCTCTGGGCCGGACCGCAGGCCCATTCAACTCAGCCTACCTGCATCCTTCCCAGAGTATAGGCTCAGAGGACTGAAGCCCAATTCCACTTACACTGTGTGTGCCAGTCCACTAGGTGCCCCTAGTGGCACAGACAGTGTCTGCACTGAGGCCCATACCGCCCCTGAAAGTGTCAGTGGCACTGATGCACGGATTACCGACCCAAGGCTGACCACTATGCTGGTGCCTGCAGTTGCCATCCTGCTACTGCTGGTACTGATAGCAATAGCAATGGGAGTGGTGTGTTATCTTCGAAAGAAGAGGGCCAAGGGCCACTTGGACCTAGACGGTGAGCCCTCCCAGCTAGAGTTGGATGGAGTTAAGGCTGGCTTGGACAATGGGGCACTGCCTCAAAAACAGCCCCAAATAATGATCCCTGAACCTGCTGTTCAGAATGGCAATCTGGAATATGAGGTGTTGCTACTACAGGATCACTGTACATCAAATAACAATATGTCTTCACACAAGCCCTCCTACTTTTGA